The following coding sequences are from one Deltaproteobacteria bacterium window:
- a CDS encoding M20 family metallopeptidase, with protein MTEHLERRIDELAESATRHAIDLRRALHRHPELGWQEVQTQATIREHLKSLGVEAHPIATTGLVAEVGQGERTVLYRADIDALPVEDGKTLGTSPVVSEVEGVCHACGHDLHTALSTALVDVFRQLGSDLPGKARFVYQPAEEVLPSGAEAVVEQGGADGVVACLGVHADPMRQVGHVGLKAGPMTAAGDAFEIVVRGKGGHASRPYLARNPIVAATRAVGALHSIVSQRVDPLEPAVVTVTRIHGGSANNVIPGCVELGGTIRTFTTDTRRRLHAAIEEVAQAAGITQECEVEVKIHLGAPGLVNDVELHALMERVASEALGVECIENFERPSVGSEDFSFFGTRAPTYMMRLGVRRPGHQAAHLHSPTFDPDESAITVGVRVMGRALLRLMAGQG; from the coding sequence CACCGCCACCCCGAGCTGGGCTGGCAGGAGGTGCAGACCCAGGCGACCATCCGCGAGCACCTGAAGAGCCTGGGCGTCGAGGCCCACCCCATCGCGACGACCGGCCTGGTGGCGGAGGTGGGCCAGGGCGAGCGCACGGTGCTCTACCGGGCGGACATCGACGCCCTGCCCGTCGAGGACGGGAAGACCCTGGGCACCTCGCCGGTGGTCTCCGAGGTGGAGGGGGTCTGCCACGCCTGCGGCCACGACCTCCACACCGCCCTCTCCACCGCCCTGGTGGACGTCTTCCGGCAGCTGGGCTCCGACCTGCCGGGCAAGGCCCGCTTCGTCTACCAGCCCGCCGAGGAGGTCCTGCCCTCCGGCGCGGAGGCGGTCGTCGAGCAGGGCGGCGCCGATGGCGTCGTCGCCTGCCTGGGGGTCCACGCCGACCCCATGCGCCAGGTCGGACACGTGGGCCTGAAGGCCGGACCGATGACCGCCGCCGGCGACGCCTTCGAGATCGTCGTCCGGGGCAAGGGCGGCCACGCCTCCCGCCCCTACCTGGCGCGCAACCCCATCGTGGCGGCCACCCGCGCCGTGGGCGCCCTCCACTCGATCGTCTCCCAGCGGGTCGACCCCCTCGAGCCCGCCGTGGTCACCGTGACCCGCATCCACGGCGGCTCGGCGAACAACGTCATCCCCGGCTGCGTGGAGCTCGGCGGCACGATCCGCACCTTCACCACCGACACCCGGCGCCGCCTCCACGCCGCCATCGAGGAGGTCGCCCAGGCCGCGGGCATCACCCAGGAGTGCGAGGTCGAGGTGAAGATCCACCTCGGCGCCCCCGGGCTGGTGAACGACGTGGAGCTGCACGCCCTCATGGAGCGGGTGGCCAGCGAGGCCCTGGGCGTCGAGTGCATCGAGAACTTCGAGCGCCCCAGCGTGGGCAGCGAGGACTTCTCCTTCTTCGGCACCCGGGCGCCGACCTACATGATGCGCCTGGGCGTGCGCCGCCCCGGCCACCAGGCCGCCCACCTGCACTCCCCCACCTTCGACCCCGACGAGTCCGCGATCACCGTGGGCGTCCGGGTCATGGGGCGGGCGCTGCTCCGCCTGATGGCGGGACAGGGCTGA
- a CDS encoding PD-(D/E)XK nuclease family protein, with protein MADLTNDFSWSSSRASKFDSCRLAYWFHYYGSWGGWERGASERTHELWVLKKLTGRQAWAGIGVHDAIAEALGVVQRGGELPPAEKVIGDLHEKMRDEFKGSREGVYRRRKALGLVEHEYELPISNAKWKENWERAKGSLEAFYASPICAEICATPPERWLPIDALDTFDFEGTRVYVAPDFAFRDDRDRLRILDWKTGRPREKDHEQVRGYALFAADRWGAEPEELAAELHYLAEGKVEAVTVDLEAIEAYKVRLRESIAAMKAVLKDPSKNEADEADFPAVSDSRECRWCNFRRLCPGAVD; from the coding sequence ATGGCGGATCTCACCAACGACTTCTCCTGGTCCAGCTCCCGCGCCTCGAAGTTCGACAGCTGCCGGCTGGCCTACTGGTTTCACTACTACGGCTCGTGGGGTGGGTGGGAGCGCGGCGCGTCCGAGCGCACCCACGAGCTCTGGGTCCTCAAGAAGCTCACCGGCCGGCAGGCCTGGGCGGGCATCGGGGTCCACGACGCGATCGCCGAGGCCCTGGGGGTGGTCCAGCGGGGCGGCGAGCTGCCCCCGGCCGAGAAGGTCATCGGCGACCTCCACGAGAAGATGCGCGACGAGTTCAAGGGCTCCCGGGAGGGGGTCTACCGGAGGCGGAAGGCCCTCGGGCTGGTCGAGCACGAGTACGAGCTGCCCATCTCCAACGCCAAGTGGAAGGAGAACTGGGAGCGGGCGAAGGGCTCCCTCGAGGCCTTCTACGCCTCGCCCATCTGCGCCGAGATCTGTGCCACCCCGCCCGAGCGCTGGCTGCCCATCGACGCCCTGGACACCTTCGACTTCGAGGGCACCAGGGTCTACGTGGCCCCCGACTTCGCCTTCCGGGACGACCGGGACCGGCTGCGGATCCTCGACTGGAAGACCGGCCGGCCCCGCGAGAAGGACCACGAGCAGGTGCGCGGCTACGCCCTCTTCGCCGCCGATCGCTGGGGGGCCGAACCCGAGGAGCTGGCCGCCGAGCTGCACTACCTCGCCGAGGGGAAGGTCGAGGCGGTGACGGTCGATCTCGAGGCCATCGAGGCCTACAAGGTGCGCCTGCGCGAGTCCATCGCCGCCATGAAGGCGGTGCTCAAGGACCCCTCGAAGAACGAGGCGGACGAGGCCGATTTCCCGGCGGTTTCCGACTCGCGAGAGTGCCGCTGGTGCAACTTCCGGAGGCT